The following coding sequences lie in one Rothia sp. SD9660Na genomic window:
- a CDS encoding ABC transporter ATP-binding protein → MAHENLPPQNKPYDQTHNRPEDAPGSGFTEPVSAPVEAEVAEASRGSAALEIANLVKVFGQQAAVDGVNLTVPRGSFYGLVGRNGAGKTTTLSMATGLLKPTAGQVLVGGLDVWANPLDAKRRVGVLPDGVRLFDKLTGEQLLTYAGRLHGLDKATVAERTRDLLTAMDLIGAAGLKVSDYSAGMTKKIALACAMIHAPSLLVLDEPFEAVDPVSASNIQDILKAYVAGGGTVIISSHVMDLVQRLCDHVAIMNAGRILASGTVEQVRGGVSLEERFVELVGGRVVSEGISWLQSS, encoded by the coding sequence ATGGCACACGAGAACCTTCCCCCGCAGAATAAACCTTACGACCAAACCCACAACCGGCCTGAAGATGCACCCGGCAGCGGCTTTACTGAGCCGGTTTCAGCGCCGGTAGAAGCTGAAGTGGCAGAGGCCAGCAGGGGCAGCGCAGCCCTGGAAATCGCCAACCTGGTGAAGGTCTTTGGCCAGCAGGCTGCGGTAGACGGAGTCAATCTCACCGTACCCCGAGGCTCCTTCTACGGGCTGGTAGGGCGCAACGGCGCAGGTAAGACCACCACCCTCTCCATGGCAACAGGCCTGCTCAAGCCCACCGCCGGGCAGGTACTGGTGGGTGGCCTGGACGTCTGGGCCAACCCCCTAGATGCTAAACGCCGGGTAGGCGTGCTGCCCGACGGCGTCCGCCTCTTCGATAAGCTCACCGGCGAGCAGCTCCTCACCTACGCCGGCCGCCTGCACGGGCTCGATAAGGCAACCGTGGCTGAGCGAACCCGCGACCTGCTCACGGCTATGGACCTGATCGGGGCCGCCGGCCTCAAGGTCTCCGACTACTCAGCCGGTATGACCAAGAAAATTGCCCTGGCCTGCGCTATGATTCACGCCCCCTCTCTGCTGGTGCTCGACGAGCCCTTCGAGGCGGTGGATCCGGTCTCGGCATCGAACATCCAGGATATTCTCAAGGCCTATGTGGCAGGCGGCGGCACCGTGATTATCTCCTCCCACGTCATGGACCTGGTTCAGCGCCTGTGCGACCACGTTGCCATTATGAACGCCGGCCGTATTTTGGCCTCTGGCACCGTGGAACAGGTGCGCGGTGGAGTATCGCTAGAAGAGCGGTTTGTTGAACTGGTGGGCGGACGCGTTGTATCGGAGGGAATCTCATGGTTACAGTCCTCCTAA
- a CDS encoding AI-2E family transporter — translation MSSSFSPSRLLRSLTPRVSHAQASAPSTSEASTAAENSRLTQNNKFALPVIPGARPRHRLQVPEEPAHLKENKDAAAPAPPETHALAPGKGLYISNPIYFGFMLAVGVGLAWMGMYFVLNIGALAGWLTGAVFIGLGLDPAVRKLEQWGLPRGAGVTVVFLFFVAVAAALIFWIVPLIARQAVSFITGFPQQFENFLNSDLFSGLDERYHIRSAVDAEVEKFFEQVTSDTSVVSGFMNSLMNAGSALAEITTGTIIVLFLSIYVLASLPTIKAWFIRLAPASKRERVGYLTEKITSSVGQYVMGQALVAICNATCAAIIMLIVGVPFAQLLMLFVLLLAFIPLVGGVSAATLVSVISLIDSWQTALFFLIPYLIYLQIEAYFISPRIMSRAVAVPGAVAIIAVVAGGSLWGVLGALIAIPVAASLLILVNEVLVPRQDQL, via the coding sequence ATGTCCTCATCTTTTTCTCCCTCCCGCCTCCTGCGGTCTCTGACCCCCCGCGTTAGCCACGCGCAGGCGTCCGCGCCCTCCACTTCCGAGGCTAGTACCGCGGCAGAAAACAGCAGGCTCACGCAGAACAACAAGTTCGCACTACCTGTTATACCGGGTGCCCGCCCCCGCCACCGCCTGCAGGTGCCCGAGGAACCGGCCCACCTGAAAGAGAATAAGGACGCCGCCGCCCCCGCTCCCCCAGAAACCCACGCTCTCGCCCCCGGCAAGGGCCTCTACATCAGCAACCCAATCTATTTTGGTTTCATGCTGGCCGTTGGGGTCGGGCTTGCCTGGATGGGCATGTACTTTGTGCTCAATATCGGGGCCCTCGCAGGATGGCTGACCGGCGCAGTTTTCATCGGTCTAGGACTAGACCCGGCAGTACGCAAACTCGAACAGTGGGGTCTTCCGCGTGGCGCGGGCGTCACCGTCGTTTTCCTTTTCTTCGTTGCGGTAGCCGCCGCCCTCATCTTCTGGATAGTACCCCTCATTGCCCGCCAGGCAGTTTCCTTCATCACCGGTTTCCCCCAGCAATTCGAAAACTTCCTCAACTCCGACCTCTTCTCGGGTCTCGATGAGCGCTACCATATCCGCTCAGCGGTAGACGCCGAGGTAGAGAAGTTCTTTGAACAGGTCACCTCAGATACCTCTGTGGTCAGTGGTTTCATGAACTCCCTCATGAACGCGGGATCCGCCCTGGCAGAAATCACTACCGGCACGATTATCGTGCTTTTCCTCTCCATCTACGTGCTCGCCTCCCTACCCACCATCAAGGCCTGGTTTATCCGCCTGGCGCCTGCCTCCAAGCGTGAACGAGTCGGCTACCTCACCGAAAAAATCACCAGCTCTGTTGGCCAGTACGTCATGGGCCAGGCTCTCGTGGCTATCTGCAACGCCACCTGTGCCGCCATCATCATGCTGATTGTGGGCGTGCCCTTTGCCCAGCTGCTCATGCTCTTCGTCCTGCTCCTGGCTTTCATTCCCCTGGTCGGTGGCGTCAGTGCCGCCACCCTGGTCTCGGTCATCTCGCTCATCGACAGCTGGCAGACCGCCCTCTTCTTCCTTATCCCCTACCTGATTTACCTGCAGATTGAGGCCTACTTCATCTCCCCCCGCATTATGAGCAGGGCTGTGGCCGTACCCGGTGCTGTAGCTATTATCGCGGTGGTAGCCGGTGGCTCTCTCTGGGGCGTGCTCGGTGCACTCATCGCGATTCCCGTCGCTGCCTCCCTGCTGATTCTGGTCAACGAGGTACTCGTGCCCCGCCAGGACCAGCTCTAA
- a CDS encoding F0F1 ATP synthase subunit epsilon — protein MALKVEVVSRERIVWVGEAKYVRARTVDGDLGIMPGHIPTMALLAEDGELLIEATSGEKKTTRLHEGFLTVSNDRVTIAAKHAQI, from the coding sequence ATGGCACTGAAAGTTGAAGTCGTTTCCCGTGAACGAATCGTGTGGGTCGGCGAAGCCAAGTACGTGCGCGCACGCACCGTCGATGGCGACCTGGGTATCATGCCCGGTCACATCCCCACCATGGCCCTTCTCGCTGAAGACGGTGAGCTTCTGATCGAGGCAACCAGCGGTGAGAAGAAGACCACCCGTCTGCACGAAGGTTTCTTGACCGTCTCTAACGATCGAGTCACCATCGCAGCTAAGCACGCACAGATCTAA
- a CDS encoding ATP/GTP-binding protein, with translation MPRRSSSKPRRPNSNSGAAPSKWQKARPAGRDISRILDPAPRVERAQDGDWYVQYIPSINALKTYKCPECERPIQPGVAHLVVWQQDHMFGAQRAIEERRHWHERCWATRRFW, from the coding sequence ATGCCTCGTCGTTCTTCATCTAAGCCCCGCCGCCCCAACTCTAACTCCGGGGCCGCCCCCAGCAAGTGGCAGAAAGCCCGCCCCGCTGGGCGTGACATTTCCCGTATCCTTGATCCCGCCCCGCGAGTGGAGCGGGCCCAAGACGGGGACTGGTATGTGCAGTACATCCCCTCCATCAATGCTCTGAAAACCTATAAGTGCCCCGAATGTGAACGGCCTATCCAGCCCGGGGTGGCGCACCTGGTGGTCTGGCAGCAGGACCACATGTTTGGTGCCCAGCGGGCTATCGAGGAGCGTCGCCATTGGCACGAGCGGTGCTGGGCAACCCGTAGATTCTGGTAG
- the atpD gene encoding F0F1 ATP synthase subunit beta codes for MTATLNESATAPAQGATGRIARVIGPVVDVEFPAGQVPDIYNALTADLTLNGTTRKITFETAQHLGDSLVRAISLQQTDGLVRGQAVVDTGAPISVPVGDGVKGHIFNVLGDALDVSNDEIKADTYWPIHRAAPGFADLEGSTEMLETGIKSIDLLTPYIKGGKIGLFGGAGVGKTVLIQEMITRVARNFGGTSVFTGVGERTREGNDLWVEMEEAGVLKDTALVFGQMDEPPGTRLRVALTGLTMAEYFRDVQNQDVLLFIDNIFRFTQAGSEVSTLLGRMPSAVGYQPNLADEMGLLQERITSTRGHSITSMQAIYVPADDYTDPAPATTFAHLDATTELSREIASRGLYPAIDPLSSTSRILDPQYIGQEHYDTAIQVKAILQENKELQDIIAILGVDELSEEQKVVVSRARRIEQFLSQNTYTAKQFTGVEGSTVPIKDTIESFQMICRGDVDHIPEQAFYNIGGMDDVMRRYEEIKAQSGAK; via the coding sequence ATGACTGCCACTCTGAACGAATCGGCTACCGCGCCGGCTCAGGGCGCAACCGGTCGCATTGCTCGCGTTATCGGCCCTGTCGTTGACGTTGAGTTCCCTGCTGGCCAGGTACCTGACATCTACAACGCGCTGACCGCTGATCTGACCCTCAACGGCACCACCCGTAAGATCACCTTCGAGACTGCCCAGCACCTCGGTGACTCACTGGTACGCGCAATTTCCCTGCAGCAGACCGACGGCCTCGTCCGCGGCCAGGCTGTAGTTGACACCGGAGCCCCCATCTCCGTCCCCGTAGGCGACGGCGTCAAGGGCCACATCTTCAACGTTCTCGGTGACGCCCTCGACGTCTCCAACGACGAAATCAAGGCCGACACCTACTGGCCTATCCACCGCGCAGCCCCCGGCTTCGCAGACCTCGAAGGTTCGACCGAGATGCTGGAAACCGGCATCAAGTCCATCGACCTTCTGACTCCCTACATCAAGGGCGGTAAGATTGGTCTCTTCGGTGGTGCAGGCGTTGGTAAGACCGTTCTGATTCAGGAAATGATTACCCGCGTTGCTCGTAACTTCGGTGGTACCTCAGTATTCACCGGCGTTGGCGAGCGTACCCGTGAAGGTAACGACCTCTGGGTTGAAATGGAAGAAGCTGGCGTTCTGAAGGACACCGCTCTTGTGTTCGGCCAGATGGACGAACCGCCGGGAACCCGTCTGCGCGTTGCGCTGACCGGCCTGACCATGGCGGAATACTTCCGTGACGTTCAGAACCAGGACGTTCTGCTCTTCATCGACAACATCTTCCGCTTCACCCAGGCAGGTTCTGAGGTTTCAACCCTGCTCGGCCGCATGCCGTCCGCTGTGGGCTACCAGCCCAACCTGGCCGACGAAATGGGTCTGCTGCAGGAGCGCATTACCTCAACCCGTGGTCACTCCATCACCTCCATGCAGGCAATTTACGTTCCTGCGGATGACTACACCGACCCCGCACCTGCAACCACCTTCGCCCACCTGGATGCAACCACCGAGCTCTCCCGTGAGATTGCTTCACGTGGTCTGTACCCCGCGATTGATCCCCTGTCCTCCACCTCCCGAATCCTGGACCCCCAGTACATCGGTCAGGAGCACTACGACACCGCAATCCAGGTCAAGGCTATCCTGCAGGAAAACAAGGAACTTCAGGACATCATCGCCATCCTCGGTGTTGACGAACTTTCTGAAGAGCAGAAGGTTGTTGTTTCACGTGCCCGCCGCATCGAGCAGTTCCTCTCACAGAACACTTACACTGCAAAGCAGTTCACCGGTGTCGAGGGTTCAACCGTGCCGATTAAGGACACCATCGAATCCTTCCAGATGATCTGCCGCGGCGATGTCGACCACATCCCCGAGCAGGCCTTCTACAACATCGGTGGTATGGACGACGTCATGCGCCGTTACGAGGAAATCAAGGCACAGTCTGGAGCCAAGTAA
- a CDS encoding tetratricopeptide repeat protein, which yields MAGIDDQNLPASVRNALDLGATSAAEAPSTPADEIAATSWRLDVTDVAQFQQLVQESNRGAVIFALWAPHSPASVQMLEQVDALVNSAGGNLLLAAVDITKTPEIGQAFQIQGVPAAVAVLAGRPAPLFNGPVEPQALTEVLGQVLQLAAQQGLPGGFEPVLSEAEKPLPPLHREAIEALDRGDYQGAEAAYTRALNENPGDTDAKIGLAQVHLLHRVSTLNLAEERQKAAADASDVQAQLNVADLDVAGGHVEDAFNRLIALFKAVDAETKIMVRERLLELFEVVGSADSRVTKARSALMMALF from the coding sequence ATGGCCGGGATTGACGATCAGAACCTACCCGCTTCGGTGCGAAATGCCCTGGACTTGGGAGCTACAAGCGCAGCTGAAGCTCCTTCTACACCGGCTGATGAGATAGCTGCTACCAGCTGGCGACTGGATGTAACCGATGTGGCCCAGTTCCAGCAGCTGGTGCAGGAGTCCAACCGGGGTGCCGTCATTTTTGCCCTGTGGGCACCCCACTCACCGGCTTCGGTGCAGATGCTGGAGCAGGTCGATGCCCTGGTGAACTCTGCCGGTGGTAACCTGCTGCTGGCTGCCGTCGATATCACCAAGACTCCCGAAATCGGGCAGGCCTTCCAGATTCAGGGCGTACCTGCGGCCGTAGCTGTGCTCGCTGGCCGCCCGGCCCCGCTCTTCAACGGCCCGGTTGAGCCCCAGGCCTTGACCGAGGTGCTGGGGCAGGTGCTACAGCTTGCTGCCCAGCAGGGTCTGCCCGGTGGATTCGAGCCTGTGCTGTCGGAGGCCGAGAAGCCCCTGCCGCCCCTGCACCGGGAAGCTATTGAGGCTCTAGACCGGGGCGATTACCAGGGAGCGGAAGCTGCCTACACCCGCGCGCTTAACGAGAACCCGGGCGATACGGACGCTAAAATCGGCCTAGCCCAGGTGCACCTGCTTCACCGCGTCTCTACTCTGAACCTGGCAGAAGAACGCCAAAAAGCTGCCGCCGACGCGAGCGATGTGCAGGCCCAGCTCAACGTCGCCGACCTAGATGTAGCTGGCGGGCATGTGGAGGATGCCTTCAACCGTCTTATTGCCCTCTTCAAGGCCGTGGACGCAGAGACCAAGATCATGGTGCGCGAACGCCTGCTGGAACTTTTCGAGGTTGTAGGCTCAGCTGACTCCCGCGTCACAAAGGCCCGTTCAGCCCTGATGATGGCTCTTTTTTAA
- a CDS encoding DUF3039 domain-containing protein, whose protein sequence is MSSIPGIEDPFPETAHSGGTALLEREEVQNIEPGDHERFAHYVRKEKIMESALTGKPVRALCGKKWTPGRDPEKFPVCPECKEIYEGLAPGDNDEN, encoded by the coding sequence ATGTCATCGATTCCCGGCATCGAAGACCCCTTCCCCGAAACCGCCCACTCCGGCGGCACCGCCCTGCTGGAACGCGAAGAAGTCCAGAACATCGAACCCGGCGACCACGAACGCTTCGCCCACTACGTGCGCAAAGAAAAAATCATGGAGTCCGCCCTCACCGGCAAGCCCGTGCGCGCCCTCTGCGGCAAAAAATGGACCCCCGGCCGTGACCCCGAAAAGTTCCCCGTCTGCCCCGAATGCAAGGAAATCTACGAGGGCCTTGCACCCGGCGACAACGACGAAAACTAA
- a CDS encoding F0F1 ATP synthase subunit gamma, with protein sequence MGAQIRVYRQKITSTSSMKKIFKAMEMIATSRINKARKSAEAASPYANALTKAVTAIATQHHIEHPLLNARSKAKAGRSAVLVLTSDRGLAGSYSSSVLKKTEGLIEKLRGEGRDVKLYLIGRKAKSYFDFREREYEQAWEGNTDNPNIEMAVAARDAILAAYENGDVDDLHIIYTEFVSMVSQETRVLRLLPIAVADARELGEEILPGERLEDDQFQQNSVFEFEPSPKEVLDELLPRYIASRIYACLLEAAASELASRQRAMKSAGDNADELIKKYTRLMNNARQAEITQELSEIVGGADALAS encoded by the coding sequence ATGGGAGCCCAGATTAGGGTTTACCGCCAAAAGATTACTTCAACATCGTCTATGAAGAAGATCTTCAAGGCGATGGAGATGATCGCAACCTCACGCATTAACAAGGCACGTAAGAGCGCAGAGGCCGCTAGCCCCTACGCAAATGCGCTGACTAAGGCCGTCACTGCCATTGCGACCCAGCACCACATTGAGCACCCCCTGCTTAACGCACGCTCAAAGGCTAAGGCCGGTCGCTCCGCAGTACTGGTCCTCACCAGCGACCGCGGCCTTGCGGGTTCATACTCCTCATCCGTCCTCAAAAAAACCGAGGGTCTTATTGAGAAGCTCCGCGGTGAGGGACGTGATGTCAAGCTCTACCTCATCGGTCGCAAGGCAAAGTCCTACTTTGACTTCCGCGAACGCGAATACGAGCAGGCATGGGAAGGCAACACCGACAACCCCAACATCGAGATGGCCGTTGCAGCACGCGACGCCATCCTGGCAGCCTACGAAAACGGCGACGTCGATGACCTCCACATCATCTATACCGAATTCGTCTCCATGGTCAGCCAGGAAACCCGCGTCCTGCGCCTGCTCCCCATCGCGGTAGCAGACGCCCGCGAACTCGGTGAAGAAATCCTGCCCGGCGAACGTCTCGAAGACGACCAGTTCCAGCAGAACTCAGTCTTTGAATTCGAGCCCAGCCCCAAGGAAGTTCTCGACGAGTTGCTACCCCGCTACATCGCCTCCCGCATCTATGCGTGCCTGCTAGAAGCAGCGGCCTCCGAACTGGCATCCCGCCAGCGCGCGATGAAGTCCGCAGGTGATAACGCTGACGAGCTCATCAAGAAGTACACCCGCCTGATGAACAACGCTCGCCAGGCAGAAATTACTCAGGAGCTCAGCGAAATTGTTGGCGGCGCCGACGCACTCGCCTCCTAA
- the nucS gene encoding endonuclease NucS: MRLVIADCSVDYMGRLNAHLPRATRLLMIKNDGSVLIHSDGGSYKPLNWMSPPCRLHISPREEFEGTSVAEDLDPDVSELWTVQAAKSDDKLVIRVFGTHGELSHDLGIDPGLIKDGVEADLQRLLAEQIELLGAGYRLVRREYPTAIGPVDILAKDAGGVSVAVELKRVGDIDGVEQLTRYLELLNRDPLLAPVQGVFAAQRIKPQARTLAEDRGIRCVALDYDAMRGVDDVESRLF; the protein is encoded by the coding sequence GTGCGTTTAGTTATTGCTGATTGTTCCGTAGATTACATGGGCCGTCTCAATGCCCATCTGCCCCGTGCTACCCGCCTGCTCATGATCAAAAACGACGGCTCGGTGCTGATTCACTCCGACGGCGGCTCCTACAAGCCCCTGAACTGGATGAGCCCGCCCTGCCGTCTACATATTTCCCCTCGCGAAGAGTTCGAGGGCACCTCGGTAGCCGAGGATCTTGACCCCGATGTGAGCGAGCTGTGGACTGTGCAGGCTGCCAAGAGCGACGACAAGCTAGTCATTCGTGTCTTTGGTACTCACGGGGAACTCAGCCACGATTTGGGTATTGACCCGGGCCTCATTAAGGACGGCGTTGAGGCCGACTTACAGCGCCTGCTGGCGGAACAGATTGAGCTCCTTGGTGCGGGTTACCGCCTGGTGCGCCGCGAGTACCCCACGGCAATCGGCCCGGTGGATATTTTGGCTAAGGACGCCGGGGGCGTCTCTGTGGCTGTCGAGCTCAAACGTGTGGGCGATATCGACGGCGTAGAACAGCTCACCCGCTACCTAGAGCTCCTCAACCGCGACCCCCTGCTAGCGCCGGTTCAGGGTGTCTTTGCTGCCCAGCGCATCAAGCCCCAGGCCCGCACTCTGGCAGAAGACCGTGGTATCCGCTGTGTGGCTCTCGATTACGATGCCATGCGTGGAGTAGATGACGTAGAATCCCGCCTCTTCTAA
- a CDS encoding DEAD/DEAH box helicase, with translation MNDSQLPLFGEGSNPPLPPAYPDRAAWGTAPKLRAWQAEAMTKYFTENPRDFMAVATPGAGKTTFALTVAKELFNRGTINRMTVVAPTDHLKRQWADAAARVGISIDPNFKNSDGTMGRGYQGVALTYAQVANKPMLHRARTENGRTLVIMDEIHHAGDSLSWGDGLREAFEPATRRLALTGTPFRSDTAAIPFVQYEEDADGIRRSKSDYSYGYGPALKDHVVRPVIFMAYSGQMRWRTSAGEEMAANLGEGFTKDVTAQAWRTALNPDGEWIPTVLAAADKRLTEVRRTVLDAGGLVIATDHADARAYAKQLQKITGEKPALILSDDKEASNNIEEFSAGLARWMVAVRMVSEGVDVPRLAVGVYATSTSTPLFFAQAIGRFVRSRKRGETASVFLPSVPQLMMLANEMETERDHALDRKGDTDEVIDPLNEGLDDHLIEEANKEEVASDQLTRGKFEAIGSQASFHGVLFDGAEFSTGGLEVGSDEEQDFLGIPGLLDADQVGTLLRARQKDHASRRPASAAPQVVDHRQLKDLRNKLAKNVAAWAARTGKPHGSIHNELRRICGGPAVAQASAEQLQARLDKLQDWFVGRK, from the coding sequence ATGAACGACAGCCAGTTACCGCTCTTTGGCGAAGGTTCCAACCCGCCCCTGCCCCCGGCCTACCCCGACCGCGCAGCCTGGGGAACCGCGCCTAAGCTCCGTGCCTGGCAGGCCGAAGCCATGACCAAGTACTTCACCGAGAACCCCCGCGACTTCATGGCCGTGGCAACTCCCGGCGCAGGTAAAACTACCTTCGCGCTCACCGTCGCCAAAGAACTCTTCAACCGCGGCACCATTAACCGCATGACCGTGGTTGCCCCCACCGACCACCTCAAACGCCAGTGGGCCGACGCCGCCGCCCGCGTCGGCATCTCCATCGACCCTAATTTCAAAAACTCCGACGGCACCATGGGGCGTGGCTATCAGGGCGTTGCCCTCACCTACGCCCAGGTTGCTAACAAGCCCATGCTGCACCGGGCCCGCACCGAAAACGGCCGTACCCTGGTGATCATGGACGAAATCCACCACGCCGGTGACTCTCTCTCCTGGGGCGATGGCCTGCGCGAAGCCTTCGAACCGGCCACCCGCCGCCTAGCCCTGACCGGCACCCCCTTCCGCTCCGACACCGCTGCCATCCCCTTCGTCCAGTACGAGGAGGACGCCGACGGCATCCGCCGCTCAAAGTCCGACTACTCCTACGGCTACGGCCCTGCCCTCAAGGACCACGTCGTGCGCCCCGTCATCTTCATGGCCTACTCCGGCCAGATGCGCTGGCGCACCTCGGCCGGTGAAGAAATGGCCGCCAACCTGGGGGAGGGCTTTACCAAGGACGTCACCGCCCAGGCCTGGCGCACCGCCCTCAACCCCGACGGCGAATGGATCCCCACCGTGCTGGCCGCAGCCGACAAACGCCTGACCGAAGTGCGCCGTACCGTCCTTGACGCCGGTGGCCTGGTCATCGCAACCGACCACGCCGACGCCCGCGCCTACGCTAAACAGCTCCAAAAAATTACCGGCGAAAAACCCGCCCTGATTCTCTCTGACGACAAAGAAGCCTCCAATAACATTGAAGAGTTCTCAGCGGGCCTGGCCCGCTGGATGGTCGCCGTCCGCATGGTATCTGAAGGTGTGGACGTCCCCCGCCTAGCCGTCGGCGTCTACGCCACCTCAACCTCCACCCCCCTCTTCTTCGCCCAGGCTATTGGACGCTTCGTGCGCTCGCGAAAGCGCGGCGAAACCGCTTCGGTCTTCTTGCCCTCCGTGCCCCAGCTCATGATGCTGGCCAACGAGATGGAAACTGAACGCGATCACGCCCTCGACCGCAAGGGAGATACCGACGAGGTGATTGACCCCCTCAACGAAGGCCTAGACGACCACCTCATCGAAGAAGCCAACAAGGAAGAAGTAGCCAGCGACCAGCTCACCCGCGGCAAATTCGAAGCCATCGGCTCCCAGGCATCCTTCCACGGGGTGCTCTTCGACGGCGCCGAATTCTCCACCGGCGGCCTGGAAGTTGGCTCCGACGAAGAGCAAGACTTCCTCGGCATCCCCGGCCTACTGGACGCCGACCAAGTAGGCACCCTGCTCCGCGCCCGCCAAAAAGACCACGCCTCCCGCCGACCGGCGTCTGCCGCCCCCCAGGTAGTCGACCACCGCCAGCTCAAAGACCTACGCAACAAGCTGGCCAAGAACGTCGCCGCCTGGGCAGCCCGCACCGGCAAACCCCACGGCTCAATTCACAACGAACTACGCCGCATCTGTGGTGGGCCCGCTGTCGCTCAGGCCTCAGCAGAACAGCTCCAGGCCCGCCTAGATAAATTGCAGGACTGGTTCGTGGGGCGTAAGTAG
- the atpA gene encoding F0F1 ATP synthase subunit alpha yields the protein MADLTINADDVRNALNEFAASYEPGNAERVEVGRVASASDGIARVEGLPSVMANELLRFEDGTLGLAQNLDTRDIGVIILGDFTGIEEGQEVHRTGEVLSVPVGDAYLGRVVDPLGNPIDDLGEIEAEGRRALELQAPGVTQRKSVHEPLQTGLKAIDAMIPIGRGQRQLIIGDRQTGKTAIAVDTILNQKDNWATGDPNKQVRCVYVAIGQKASTIAAVRETLKQQGALEYTTIVASPASDAAGFKYLAPYTGSAIGQHWMYGGKHVLIIFDDLSKQAEAYRAVSLLLRRPPGREAYPGDVFYLHSRLLERCAKLSDELGAGSMTGFPIIETKANDVSAFIPTNVISITDGQIFLQSDLFNANQRPAVDVGISVSRVGGAAQTKAMKKVSGTLKLDLAQYRAMEAFAMFASDLDDASKAQLTRGARLTELLRQPQYTPYAVEDQVVSIWAGTNGYLDDLEVSDVLRFESEFLDHLRRSTSVLQDIAASGKLEDETVAALKTAIVDFKQGFRSEGTSHLVEAGHEEHKPLSDSEVSQETIG from the coding sequence ATGGCCGATTTGACCATCAACGCCGATGATGTCCGTAACGCGCTGAACGAATTCGCAGCGTCTTACGAACCCGGCAATGCAGAGCGCGTAGAGGTGGGTCGTGTTGCATCAGCATCCGACGGCATCGCACGCGTTGAGGGCCTTCCCTCAGTAATGGCTAACGAGCTGCTTCGCTTCGAAGACGGCACCCTTGGCCTGGCACAGAACCTCGACACTCGTGACATCGGTGTCATCATCCTCGGTGACTTCACCGGCATTGAAGAAGGCCAGGAAGTTCACCGTACCGGCGAGGTTCTGTCAGTACCCGTAGGCGATGCCTACCTGGGCCGTGTTGTTGACCCCTTGGGCAACCCCATCGACGATTTGGGCGAGATTGAAGCCGAAGGCCGTCGCGCCCTTGAACTTCAGGCTCCCGGCGTTACCCAGCGTAAGTCAGTTCACGAGCCCCTCCAGACCGGCCTCAAGGCAATCGACGCCATGATTCCGATTGGCCGTGGCCAGCGTCAGCTGATCATCGGTGACCGCCAGACCGGTAAGACCGCTATCGCGGTTGACACCATCCTGAACCAGAAGGACAACTGGGCAACCGGTGACCCCAACAAGCAGGTTCGCTGTGTCTACGTTGCTATTGGTCAGAAGGCATCAACCATCGCAGCAGTACGCGAAACCCTCAAGCAGCAGGGCGCTCTGGAATACACCACCATCGTGGCTTCCCCCGCATCTGACGCTGCAGGCTTCAAGTACCTGGCTCCCTACACCGGTAGCGCCATTGGCCAGCACTGGATGTACGGTGGCAAGCACGTCCTCATCATCTTCGATGACCTCTCAAAGCAGGCAGAAGCCTACCGCGCGGTATCACTGCTGCTGCGTCGTCCTCCGGGCCGCGAAGCATACCCCGGCGACGTCTTCTACCTCCACTCCCGCCTGCTCGAGCGCTGTGCAAAGCTCTCCGACGAGCTGGGTGCAGGTTCAATGACCGGCTTCCCGATCATTGAAACCAAGGCAAACGACGTTTCAGCCTTCATTCCCACCAACGTCATCTCCATCACCGACGGCCAGATCTTCCTACAGTCAGACCTCTTCAACGCTAACCAGCGCCCTGCGGTCGACGTAGGTATCTCCGTCTCCCGTGTTGGTGGTGCAGCACAGACCAAGGCTATGAAGAAGGTCTCCGGTACCCTCAAGCTCGACCTTGCACAGTACCGAGCCATGGAAGCTTTCGCTATGTTCGCTTCCGACCTGGATGACGCTTCAAAGGCTCAGCTGACCCGCGGTGCTCGCCTCACCGAGCTGCTGCGTCAGCCCCAGTACACCCCCTACGCAGTTGAGGACCAGGTTGTCTCAATCTGGGCAGGCACCAACGGCTACCTCGATGACCTCGAAGTTTCAGACGTTCTGCGTTTTGAATCAGAGTTCCTCGACCACCTGCGCCGCTCCACCTCAGTACTGCAGGACATCGCAGCATCAGGCAAGCTCGAAGACGAAACCGTAGCAGCTCTCAAGACTGCCATCGTCGACTTCAAGCAGGGCTTCCGCTCAGAAGGCACCAGCCACCTCGTAGAGGCCGGTCACGAAGAGCATAAGCCCCTGTCAGACAGCGAAGTATCACAGGAAACCATCGGTTAG